The Pseudobacteroides sp. region ATTTTTATAAAAACCAAAGAATTGTTCAAAATCTCAAATAAAATCGTAGATTGTGCTTTAAATTGACTTCCTACTAAGTTTGACTGTATTCCCTAATAAGTATATAATTATATATATTATTCACTTACTTCAAAATCATAAGTCAATCTCTAACATCAAATTCACTGACAACCATTAAAACTATAACCTGCTTACAAGTCATTTCTTATGGCTTTAATCTGTATTATTTCACAGACTTAACATAATAGAAAAAGAGGGATTATTATGGATGATGTACTTTATAACAAAAAGATTACCTGCCCTGCATGCAAAAAAACAATCGAAGTTACAAGGGTAAAAGCTAAAGCCTGCATTGTTTCTTCCTATGATACTGATTATTTTGTTAATTATGCAGGCGTTAATCCTATGTTTTATGATGCATGGGTTTGCGAATTATGTGGCTATACAGCCCTCAGTGATAGGTTTGCGAATCTTGATATTAATGGTGCCAGGAAAGTTAATGAAGCCATCACTGCCTTTTGGAAAAGCAGAAAATTTACAGGCGAAAGAAGCATTGATGATGCCCTGCAGGCATATAAGCTTGCACTCTACAACCTACAAAAAATCGGTGGTGCTCCTAGTGATTTTGCCAAGATTAATATTCGATTGGCATGGCTTTATAGAATTAAAAAAGACGAGAAAGAAATAGACTTTTTAAAATGTGCCTTGAATAATTACAACGACTCATACCAACAGGAAAAATTCCCAATCGGTAAGTTCGATGAATGTACATGTATGTACATGCTTGGTGAGCTTAACCGTAGAATAGGAAATTATAACGAAGCAATAACCTGGTTCAGTAAATTGATAAGCTCTCCTGAAGCCAAAAACAACAAGATGCTGTTGGAAAATGCCCGAGATCAATATCACCTCACTAAGGAACTTGCTGTATCCTAGCCTATAGCCTTTTGCCTTTCATCAAAACATTTATCCTTTCTGAGCAGCTAAGCATAATAACTATATATGCAAATACGAAAAACGGAAAAATGCCTATTGATGTTCTGGCTGCTACAACTCCAAGGAATGGAGGCAAGAATGTGGCCCCTGTGTAAGCTAGTGCCATTTGATAACCGATTATAGCCTGGGAATTTTCCTTTCCAAAACGTGCAGGGGTTTCATGGATCATGCATGGGAAAATTGGTGCACATCCTATTCCAATAACAATAAAACTTAAAAGAGTAAACAACGTCGGCAAAGGCAAAAGCAGGACTATAGCTCCTGCTAATGCTGTAATTTGGCCACCACGTATAAGAGTAATGTTATTTAATTTCAAGGTAATAAACCCTGTTATAAATCTCCCTATGGTAATTCCTGCATAAAACATGGATACCAATTGTGCGGCAGCAGCTGGAGTCAACCCCTTAACTCCAACCAAAAAGCTACTGCCCCATAGTCCCATAGTAGATTCTACGCCGCAATAAAACAAAAATGAAGCAAGTGCCAGCTTAACGCCTTTTACTTTCAAGGGCTTCAAGCTTTTTTCTTTTTCAGGAACCAATTCTTTGTCTTGCTCCTCTGCCCCTTTATTTGAATCTCCATGATTATTCATAAATTCCGCTTCGTTTAATTTGTCAGACTTATTGTGAAATTCTTTTGCCATACGGTCCCATAATGGCAGCGTAAAGAAAAGTAAAACAACCAGTGAGAATTGTATCAATGAAACTGCTACAAATCCATTTCTCCATGAGTTTTGTCCTGCAATAAACTGTGACATGATTATTGGACCTAAAGTAGCTCCAACTCCCCAGAAACAATGAAGCCAACTCATGTGATGTGCCTTGTAATGCAATGCAACATAGTTGTTAAGTGCCGAATCGACAGATCCTGCTCCTAAGCCAAGAGGTATTGCCAGAAGCAGAAGCCAGATAAAAGATGGTGCAAATGAGTATGCCAATAATGAGGCAGCAGTCACCAAGCAGCTAATAAATGTTATTTTACCGGTACCCAGGTGCTTATGGACAAACCCGCTTGCCAGGCTTGATACAATAGTTCCCCCTGCTATAAACATAGAAACCATTCCAGCTGACTCAAATGGTACGCCAAATTCCAACTGCATAAGAGGCCATGCCACTCCTACCAAAGAATCGGGTAAACCAAGGCTGATGAAAGCCATATAAATAATAATTAGAAAAAAAGTAGCCATAAACTCTGTGCCTCCAGGTCATATTTGCATGTATCCGGAACCTTATAACTCCTATACAAGTTTAATACTTAAAGTCCAACATAGCAACAGCTATTATATAGATACCGAACCGATATATAACTTTACAGTTCTGTTTTTATATTTCTGTTTTTATATTGCCATTTATAATAAACCGACTTAAAAAACCATATATCCCGAAATATTTATTAGCAGCAATCATAAACAAAATCACAAAGTGGTTTTGCAACAGTAATATAAAAATATAGAAATAGGGAGTGCCTTACATGAAAAAACATTCTAAAAAACTTTCTGCTTGCGTCTTTGTCTTAATGCTGATATTGGCTTCATTAGCTGCATTCACGACTCAGACAGCCAGTGCTACACCTTCAGGAGATTTGAACAATGACGGTGTAATTAATATGTCTGACGTTATTCAATTGGCAAAAACATTCAATTCTGTAACCGGAGATGGCAAATATATTGCATCATATGACTTAAACAGCGACGGTGCTATAAACATGTCTGATGTAATAATAATTGCTTCCAAATTTAACACCTCAGTAGCAAATACAAATACGCCAATTCCCACACCTACAACCAAGCCACCTACACCAACTGTTGCTCCAACTTCAGCTGCGAATAAGTGGGTCGGTACATGGGGAACTGCTCCGCAATTGGTTGAACAAAACAATATGCCGCCAAGCCCTGGACTTTCAAACAACACTCTTCGTCAGGTTTTCAGAGTATCGATCGGAGGAAATCAAGTGCGGTTTAAGTTTTCCAATCAATACGGAAATTCGCCTCTGGTAATGAACTCTGTACATTTAGCTGTATCAGCGGGTTCAGACTCAATCAAGTCTGATACTGATAAAGTGATAAAATTCAGCGGAAAAGAAGCAGTAACAATTCCGGCAGGCCAGACAGTAACTTCCGATCCACTTGATTTTGATCTGCCTAAGCTGACCAATATGGCTGTCACTATTTATTTCGGAAGTGTGCCTTCAGCTCTGACAGGCCATCCGGGTTCCAGAACAACATCATATATTCTGACCGGCAATAAAGTTACCAGTGCAAGCATGGCTTCCTCAGTAAAGACTGAGCATTGGTATGTTATAACAGGTTTGGATGTGCTTACCGAAGATTCGTACAAAGCTGTTGTTGCTTTAGGGGATTCGATTACCGATGGCAGAGGCTCAACAACAGACAAACAGAACAGATGGACCGATAACTTTGCTGACCGCCTCCTGGCAAATTCAGCTACATCCAAGGTTGCGGTACTTAATCAGGGTATAGGTGGAAACACGGTGCTTTCGGGGGGATTGGGCCCAACAGCCACTACAAGATTTGATCGGGATGTGCTTGAGCAAAGCGGTGTCCGCTACCTTATATTATTTGAAGGTGTTAATGATATCGGATCAGCTTCTTCCACTCAGACAGCCACAAACCTGATAAACACATACAAACAATTTATCACCAAGGCACATGCAAAGAATATACTTGTTTATGGTGCAACAATTACACCAATTGGCGGCTCACAATACGATAGTGCCATTCACGAACAAGTAAGAAAAACCGTCAATGATTGGATAAGAACCAGCGGCCAGTTTGATGCAGTAATGGATTTTGATGCCGCGGTCCGAAATCCAAACGATCAATCAAAACTGTTAAATACTTATGATAGCGGTGACCATTTGCATCTTAACCCTGAAGGATACAAAAAACTGGCTGAAGTGATGGATCTGACACTATTCACAAAATAAAACCGGATATATGCTGAGCCCGGAATTTTCTTCCGGGCTCACTTATTCTTACTCCGTCAAAATCAATTCCCCATATGTATCTACATCCCACCACCAATTATCCTTACCTGCCCACGAAAGCCTTGTTCTCCTTTTTCCGGTTTGTTCATCACATAGATTGATAGCAACATTAAATCTAAACCTAAGTCCCACATCCGGAACAACGTCCAGGCATTGCCAGGGCACACCTGCTTCCAGTTCATACCCGTCATCATGGATGACAATCTTGTATTTTACTCCTTCTTCATCCATCCGACAAGATGTTTTTCCATTTATAATTACCATATTGACAGCATCATACTCCAATTGCGGATTAAATACAATGTGCCTGTGTCTTAAGTCTTTACCGTTATTCATCAGTATTTCTACCCCATCCTGATCATGGTAGTTCTTGACTCTTCCATTAAATACTAAAACTTTTTTATATATTTTGATATGTATATACAAGCGGTTTGGGTCCCACCACACTCTGCCCTTCCCACTGCCCTCCGAACTGGAAATAGGCTTTTTACCGCAGCTTATATAAGTTCCATAAATGTTCTCTATATTTTCGGCAAATTCATCGATTAAAAATAATCCTCCCATATTTTGTCCGTCATTATTCTTAAATGGACACAGGAGCTGTTGTACTTCATTGCCTTCTATCGGTTTCATATTTTTTAATAAGTAATCAAAATCTTTATATAAAATATCTGTAGGATTTAACTGAGAGATAAGGTGATGGCACAACTTACTTATAGGATTTGACAGATCCAACCCATGAGAAACCAATTTCTTTAAAAATCCGTCCGGAACCCTACCGGGGTAAATGCCGCTGAAAAGATGTATGGCCAGTGCAAGATTTATGCATCCTTTCAGTGCTTTTATCCTTTCGAACATGACATCCCACGAGATAATGCTGCCATACTTGTCCAAAAGCAAAGCAATATCGTGGAAGGATTGAATATTGGTTCTTTCAGTCTCTATACTGCAACAGTAGTTGTTAAACGAAATAATAAAGTGTTCATAGAAGTGCAAAAACAGGAGCAGCACATTGTCATGCATTTCTAAAAGCCAAATATTATGCCCTTTTTTATTTCGTAAGACGGCACGCTCAATAAGTTGTGAAGTATTTGTCTTTATAATTCCGGGCTGCAGAATATGCATATGAAGCTCAAGCAGTACCCCTACCTTTCTCCCTTTGAAATCTGCTTCCTTATAAAATTCTTCATGCTTTTTATCTTTATAGGTATGAATATTTTCTTCAATAAAACTCCACGGCTGATAGCCCTCTTTCTTGTCAAAGGGCTTATAGGAAAGGCTTTCTAAAATCTTCAAAAAAGGAGCCATGTTGTGAGCTTCAATCAAAAGGTCCACATCAACCGACTGCCTTATTTCCGGTTTTTCATACAAATCGTCAGCCAATAACAGCCCTTTTATAAATACTGCTTTTATTCCTGCAGCCTCTGCTGCATCTGCAATTTTGTAGATTTCCTCTTCAAATATGCAATTCTTATTCTTTTGGGCTAAAATTCGAATATTTGATTTCAAGTATAGAGTTTCATCCATTTGCTTGACGGTGTCCAGAAGTAGTGTGCCAAGCTCCAACCTTTTTATATCATTCAAAAGCATGCTGTCTGTTACTGCATTTTTTCTTAAAAAATACTTCAAATCATCTAAAGCCGGATTCATCGGTTATCCCCTCTTTCAATCGATTATTTTTGAGGAGCTTCAGATAAAAGTTTAATAAGTTCATATTTAGAGTTAATTCCCAATTTACGGTAAATATTTCTTATATGGGTTTTAACAGTATTCTGGCTTATATGCTCTCCAATCGAAATGTCGTATATCTTAATCCCCTCATATAACATTTTTACAATGACCTTTTCTCTGTTGGTAAGAACCTTCAATTTATCCTCGCTGTCAAAATTCCTACAGGCCTGTGACTGCTTGATAATATCACTTGATATTTTCTCCGGATCAAGGCTATCCCCCTGTATTGAACCAATTATGTTATTATGATACAAAAAGAAATTGTTTGTAAGGATTTTACTCTCCGATGAAAAATATTGATAAGTGTCTGTACCCTGCTTTTTGTCGAACACTACCACTTTCTCATTTTCTTTCAAAATATAGTTAAACCCGGGTGATTTGTTAATATAGTTTTGCGGATCCAAAAAAATAATATTCAGCTTACTTTCTTTACTTATTTCCAATAGATTCTCCAGGTGCTTGATGTAAAGTTCCTTGTCAACATATATATCGCGGTTTTCAAAAAAGTAAATGCCGTTATATCTAATTTTTTCAAAGTTGGAAAACTCATATACAGGATTACATTTTATAACGATGCTGTGATGAAACCTGACTATGTTTTCCATAAATTCCTCATAACAATCGCAATAAAGCTTTAGCTTCTCTTTCTGCTCAGCCAACGGCAAATCCAATGATTTCAACACATTTTTATAAATAGATGGCGGCATACCTATAGCAGCCATAGCATTGAAAAAGGCAAAATAACTTCCGGGTTTTCTTCCTGCCTCGAAAAGCTCTGTTACAAAATGATTTGGGCATTTGTCAGCAGCATCACCCAGCGGAACGCTATTCTTTTGCATGGATAGAAATATATTTTTCATTGAAGTAATAACATCCAAGCTTTCGGAAAAAAAAGTTATGCTGTCATCCATGCTTTCAGTTTCCAGAGAAAAAACACAAATTCTGTTATCAATAATAAAAATGGTATATTTGGGTTGGTTTGGGTAGTAGTCGTTTAGAACATATCCGCTGATTTTACCCGTTAAATATATAGGAATCCAGTAATTTTTAAAATAAATAAGGGTAGAAACACTTCTGTCAAAGCTGTGAAGTATATAAAACCCCTTTACTTTGTCAAGGAGCCCGATAAAGTAATCTCTTGAGCTTTCAATGAACTCTTTGCTTTCACTGAGCCATAAAAGATTAGAGCCGGTTGTAACATACACGTCTGCAGGCTCCTCCAGCTTTTGTATTTCCGACAGAAATCGCTTAAAAGCCAGCCTCTTGCCTTCTATCCCCTTATAGATATCCATTTTTTCTGTAGCAAAAAATGATAAATTGTTCATTATTTTACCCAATATGATTATATTAAAAATGAAAATATAAGTTTATTAGCACTTTTAATATAAATTAAATTTATTCTTGTTATATTAACATATTATACCAACATAACTTTGCAGATACAATAGTAATAACATTTACCACTATACCTCATGCAGTGAACAATTTTTCCTCATTTTTCGCTTTTTCTTCTTCCCCAGCATTACTTTGCATAAGAAACATCTTCTTATATGCACCGTTTTGTACCATAAGCTCATCATGATTTCCTTCTTCAATTATTTTACCTTTTTCCAGCACCAGAATCCTGTCAAACCCTTTTATAGTGTATAGCTTATGTGCTGCAACAACAATTGTCTTACCCTTTTGCATATTTATCGACTTATAGAAGACTTCTTCAGAATCCTTATCCAAAAAAGCCGTAGGCTCATCTGCCAGTATAATGGGAGAATTTTTGAGAAAAGCTCTTGCTATAGCAATTCTTTGCTTTTGTCCAACCGAGAGATTGGCTGCGTTTTCTTTGAGAACAGTATCGTATCCATTCTCCCTATCGGCAATAAAGCCATGAGCACCTGATAGAGCAGCCGCAGCACGGATTTCATCCATCCCAGTGCCTTCTTTTCCAACGCCTATGTTCATAGCAATGGTTTGTGGAAAAACATATGGGTTTTGAGGGATGTACGCTACCAACTTTCGAGCTGTTTCGGTATTTTTGATGGAATTACCGAAGAGCTCAGCTTCTCCTTTGTCAGGAATATACAACCCGCACAAAAGCTTTAAAAGAGTGCTCTTTCCTCCACCGCTGAGGCCAACCAACGCAACTTTCTCACCTTCCCTTATATTCAAATCAAGCTTATCAAATATTTTATATTCATTACTCCCTATAGTTAGTGAAACATTACTTAGAGAGATAGCCATATCGCTTTTCTTCTCCGGCCGTTTGTTGTCGTTTTTGTTATCTGGCAAAGTTTCAATGTCCATAAAGTCAAAAACCGTCTTTGAATTTCTAACATTTTCCCTCATGGTATTAATGGAATTGGAAATCCCTAAAACAGGTCCATGCATAATACCGAAAAGATAATTGAATGCAACAACCTCCCCTATGGTTATTTTGCCACCTATTGCCATAATACTTATAAAATACAAAACCACAACATTTAGTCCGCCCTTTATTATGTTTGAAATCTGGCTTTGGAAGGTAAATAGCATGTGAAGCTTAAATGTAAGGCTCTGCCTAAGTTTTATTTCATCTGTATAAGAATCCAAAAATATTTTCTGCACTCCGAAAACTCTTATTTCCTTCATACCTGTCAAAACTTCATGGCATAATGCACGCACCTGGCGGTCCAATTGGTTTTGCTGCCCGATTATTTTATCCTGCTTCTTTTTGAAAAAATGTCCGGCAAGAAATATCACCGGTCCTGTAGAAGCTGCTGCCAGTGCAATAAACACATTGGAACACGCCAAGTAAAAGAATGCAACAGAATATACCAATACGTTGTATATAATACTATAAAAGTCTTTTAATATTATTTTAACGATGGATTCTGAAAAGTAGGATATCCTGCAAAAAATATCCGAAGAACCCAACTGATTCAGTTTACTCATTGATAGACTGTTTAATTTTTCAAACATGGAAAGCTTGATATCCCGTACAATCAGGTTTTGTATATGGCTTTTTAAAAATTCACCGGATATAAGAAAGGCTATGGCTCCGATTGATATTGCCAACACTGCTCCAAGAAGCTTTTTTAGAGCTTCTATATCCTTAGTCCCCATAAGGTTTATTATTATTTTTTGAAAAACTGCAAACGAAAAATTGTATGCCGAATAAATCCACATAGGCATAAAAGCTGCAGCAATAAGAATTGTATATGGTAAAAAAAATGCTATTATCCTTTTGGCAGAGGAATCTTTTTTGGCTTTTATTAATTTAGGCATACAGCTCACCTTCGCATTTTTCAATATTGTCTGTTATCCACTTATGGTACATTCCTCTTTTAGCCATTAAACTTTTATGACTTCCGCTTTCTTCCACTCTTCCCTTATTTAAAAAGAGAATAATATCTGCATTCTTAATCGTTGACATTCTATGAGAAACAACAAAGACAATTCCAGTTCTTTTGGCACTGCGTATTATTTCATTAACCAACGATTCATTATAGATGTCAAGTGAAGATGTAGGCTCGTCAAGTATCAAAATCCTGGGTTTTCTTATTAGTGCCCTTGCAATTGCAATTCTTTGCCTTTCTCCTCCCGATATGTTTAATGCCCCTTCATTGACCTGTGTAAAATACCCGTGCCTGCTGCTGCAAATAAAGTCATTTATTCCTGAAAGCTTTGCAGCCTCAGTTATTTCTTCCTGTGTGGCACCAAGTTTGCCTGTAAGAATATTGTTATAGAATGTAGTGTTAAAAATTACCGGCTCCTGTGGTACAAAGGAAATCAATTTTCTTAAACTATCAATGCCATATTGGAGCATTGGTCTGCCGTTTATGGCAATCTGACCTTTATGCGGTTTTTCAAAACCCAACATCAAATTTAGCAAAGTAGTCTTTCCTGACCCGCTTGGTCCTGCAATTGCTACTATTGTATTGTCATGCACTTCAAAGCTTATATCCTTAAGAATTTCATCCTTATCATACTTGAAACACACTTTGTCAAAGCTTATTTGTATATTTCCACCTTCTAAAGCCGAAGCTTCCCCACCCTTCTCAATTTCTATATTGTTTTCCCACTCGTCCCTGAAGCTTAATATTTCGGACACCTTTCCCATATGGAAAGCCGCTTGTAAATACTCCGACCATAGTATGGAAATTCTAGCAATAGGTTCAACACATATCCAGAAGCCTATAACAAATGCCAGTAGAGCACCAACGTCCATTTTTCCATTGACCACCAAAACCCATCCGTATGAAAATATAAACAGTGCACCCGCCAGCCCGATAACAAACTTCACATTGGTTATTGCAGAATTTATAATGCCCACTGCCTTGGATT contains the following coding sequences:
- a CDS encoding ABC transporter ATP-binding protein — translated: MNRSKVFSDTVAFMKAANSGGLGSLRMLLFIYLISMVSSSLILVQINSIRSLINGASLKDMPMIASALFMIVAINIILVPFLNIINEYMSSRLIVRMNEEIQALAMGKLMKCKMENIKKYHSNDLLSILYTSASKSLSGIVTVIKNLLSAVCSSAVVIGYLFYKGPSLFFGVMAITALLSIALIPLLSKYKKCYSEEEKARLKVESFIQDSISGAEIIRAYSIKKMFSELFLQGYGALLKKSKAVGIINSAITNVKFVIGLAGALFIFSYGWVLVVNGKMDVGALLAFVIGFWICVEPIARISILWSEYLQAAFHMGKVSEILSFRDEWENNIEIEKGGEASALEGGNIQISFDKVCFKYDKDEILKDISFEVHDNTIVAIAGPSGSGKTTLLNLMLGFEKPHKGQIAINGRPMLQYGIDSLRKLISFVPQEPVIFNTTFYNNILTGKLGATQEEITEAAKLSGINDFICSSRHGYFTQVNEGALNISGGERQRIAIARALIRKPRILILDEPTSSLDIYNESLVNEIIRSAKRTGIVFVVSHRMSTIKNADIILFLNKGRVEESGSHKSLMAKRGMYHKWITDNIEKCEGELYA
- a CDS encoding nucleotidyltransferase family protein, whose protein sequence is MNPALDDLKYFLRKNAVTDSMLLNDIKRLELGTLLLDTVKQMDETLYLKSNIRILAQKNKNCIFEEEIYKIADAAEAAGIKAVFIKGLLLADDLYEKPEIRQSVDVDLLIEAHNMAPFLKILESLSYKPFDKKEGYQPWSFIEENIHTYKDKKHEEFYKEADFKGRKVGVLLELHMHILQPGIIKTNTSQLIERAVLRNKKGHNIWLLEMHDNVLLLFLHFYEHFIISFNNYCCSIETERTNIQSFHDIALLLDKYGSIISWDVMFERIKALKGCINLALAIHLFSGIYPGRVPDGFLKKLVSHGLDLSNPISKLCHHLISQLNPTDILYKDFDYLLKNMKPIEGNEVQQLLCPFKNNDGQNMGGLFLIDEFAENIENIYGTYISCGKKPISSSEGSGKGRVWWDPNRLYIHIKIYKKVLVFNGRVKNYHDQDGVEILMNNGKDLRHRHIVFNPQLEYDAVNMVIINGKTSCRMDEEGVKYKIVIHDDGYELEAGVPWQCLDVVPDVGLRFRFNVAINLCDEQTGKRRTRLSWAGKDNWWWDVDTYGELILTE
- a CDS encoding helix-turn-helix domain-containing protein, which translates into the protein MNNLSFFATEKMDIYKGIEGKRLAFKRFLSEIQKLEEPADVYVTTGSNLLWLSESKEFIESSRDYFIGLLDKVKGFYILHSFDRSVSTLIYFKNYWIPIYLTGKISGYVLNDYYPNQPKYTIFIIDNRICVFSLETESMDDSITFFSESLDVITSMKNIFLSMQKNSVPLGDAADKCPNHFVTELFEAGRKPGSYFAFFNAMAAIGMPPSIYKNVLKSLDLPLAEQKEKLKLYCDCYEEFMENIVRFHHSIVIKCNPVYEFSNFEKIRYNGIYFFENRDIYVDKELYIKHLENLLEISKESKLNIIFLDPQNYINKSPGFNYILKENEKVVVFDKKQGTDTYQYFSSESKILTNNFFLYHNNIIGSIQGDSLDPEKISSDIIKQSQACRNFDSEDKLKVLTNREKVIVKMLYEGIKIYDISIGEHISQNTVKTHIRNIYRKLGINSKYELIKLLSEAPQK
- a CDS encoding ABC transporter ATP-binding protein encodes the protein MPKLIKAKKDSSAKRIIAFFLPYTILIAAAFMPMWIYSAYNFSFAVFQKIIINLMGTKDIEALKKLLGAVLAISIGAIAFLISGEFLKSHIQNLIVRDIKLSMFEKLNSLSMSKLNQLGSSDIFCRISYFSESIVKIILKDFYSIIYNVLVYSVAFFYLACSNVFIALAAASTGPVIFLAGHFFKKKQDKIIGQQNQLDRQVRALCHEVLTGMKEIRVFGVQKIFLDSYTDEIKLRQSLTFKLHMLFTFQSQISNIIKGGLNVVVLYFISIMAIGGKITIGEVVAFNYLFGIMHGPVLGISNSINTMRENVRNSKTVFDFMDIETLPDNKNDNKRPEKKSDMAISLSNVSLTIGSNEYKIFDKLDLNIREGEKVALVGLSGGGKSTLLKLLCGLYIPDKGEAELFGNSIKNTETARKLVAYIPQNPYVFPQTIAMNIGVGKEGTGMDEIRAAAALSGAHGFIADRENGYDTVLKENAANLSVGQKQRIAIARAFLKNSPIILADEPTAFLDKDSEEVFYKSINMQKGKTIVVAAHKLYTIKGFDRILVLEKGKIIEEGNHDELMVQNGAYKKMFLMQSNAGEEEKAKNEEKLFTA
- a CDS encoding GDSL-type esterase/lipase family protein translates to MKKHSKKLSACVFVLMLILASLAAFTTQTASATPSGDLNNDGVINMSDVIQLAKTFNSVTGDGKYIASYDLNSDGAINMSDVIIIASKFNTSVANTNTPIPTPTTKPPTPTVAPTSAANKWVGTWGTAPQLVEQNNMPPSPGLSNNTLRQVFRVSIGGNQVRFKFSNQYGNSPLVMNSVHLAVSAGSDSIKSDTDKVIKFSGKEAVTIPAGQTVTSDPLDFDLPKLTNMAVTIYFGSVPSALTGHPGSRTTSYILTGNKVTSASMASSVKTEHWYVITGLDVLTEDSYKAVVALGDSITDGRGSTTDKQNRWTDNFADRLLANSATSKVAVLNQGIGGNTVLSGGLGPTATTRFDRDVLEQSGVRYLILFEGVNDIGSASSTQTATNLINTYKQFITKAHAKNILVYGATITPIGGSQYDSAIHEQVRKTVNDWIRTSGQFDAVMDFDAAVRNPNDQSKLLNTYDSGDHLHLNPEGYKKLAEVMDLTLFTK
- a CDS encoding MFS transporter, with the translated sequence MATFFLIIIYMAFISLGLPDSLVGVAWPLMQLEFGVPFESAGMVSMFIAGGTIVSSLASGFVHKHLGTGKITFISCLVTAASLLAYSFAPSFIWLLLLAIPLGLGAGSVDSALNNYVALHYKAHHMSWLHCFWGVGATLGPIIMSQFIAGQNSWRNGFVAVSLIQFSLVVLLFFTLPLWDRMAKEFHNKSDKLNEAEFMNNHGDSNKGAEEQDKELVPEKEKSLKPLKVKGVKLALASFLFYCGVESTMGLWGSSFLVGVKGLTPAAAAQLVSMFYAGITIGRFITGFITLKLNNITLIRGGQITALAGAIVLLLPLPTLFTLLSFIVIGIGCAPIFPCMIHETPARFGKENSQAIIGYQMALAYTGATFLPPFLGVVAARTSIGIFPFFVFAYIVIMLSCSERINVLMKGKRL
- a CDS encoding DUF2225 domain-containing protein; the protein is MDDVLYNKKITCPACKKTIEVTRVKAKACIVSSYDTDYFVNYAGVNPMFYDAWVCELCGYTALSDRFANLDINGARKVNEAITAFWKSRKFTGERSIDDALQAYKLALYNLQKIGGAPSDFAKINIRLAWLYRIKKDEKEIDFLKCALNNYNDSYQQEKFPIGKFDECTCMYMLGELNRRIGNYNEAITWFSKLISSPEAKNNKMLLENARDQYHLTKELAVS